The Raphanus sativus cultivar WK10039 chromosome 2, ASM80110v3, whole genome shotgun sequence genome includes a region encoding these proteins:
- the LOC108838958 gene encoding flavanone 3-dioxygenase 3 → MENEKSASSSTFKMGNSAQERSLPYVPDCYAVPPSYEPRDALDSTSESVPTIDISRLKDSDDERRRVIQEMRLACQSFGFFQIVNHGIDQSTLDDALAVAEGFFELPAKEKNKFMSNDVYAPVRYTTSLKDGMDKIQFWRIFLKHYAHPLHRWIHLWPQNPPEYREKMGKFCQEMRILSLEIMGAITESLGLGRDYLSSRMDENGMQVMAVNCYPPCPDPKTALGLPPHSDYSCITILLQNLTGLEIFDLTAHDGSGRWVHVPEVKGVLMVHIGDHVEVLSNGLYKSVIHKVNLNEEKTRISLASLHSLGMDDKMSVPCQLVNDENPVRYRESSFNDFLDFLVKNDISQGFRFIDTLKIKY, encoded by the exons ATGGAGAATGAGAAAAGTGCGAGTTCAAGTACATTCAAAATGGGCAATTCTGCACAAGAGAGGAGTTTGCCGTATGTGCCTGATTGTTACGCTGTCCCGCCTTCATACGAGCCACGTGATGCGCTCGATTCAACATCTGAAAGCGTACCCACGATCGATATTTCTCGCTTGAAAGACAGCGATGATGAGCGTCGAAGGGTTATTCAAGAGATGAGACTGGCATGTCAATCTTTCGGGTTTTTTCAG atagtgaACCACGGAATTGACCAGAGCACACTGGACGATGCATTGGCGGTTGCGGAAGGATTCTTTGAGCTGCCAGCGAaggagaaaaataaatttatgtcgAACGATGTGTATGCACCGGTTCGGTACACTACCAGTCTCAAGGATGGTATGGACAAGATCCAGTTCTGGAGGATATTTCTAAAGCACTATGCACATCCTCTCCATCGATGGATTCACCTCTGGCCTCAAAACCCACCTGAATACAG GGAAAAAATGGGGAAGTTTTGCCAGGAAATGAGGATTCTATCTCTCGAGATAATGGGAGCAATAACGGAGAGCCTAGGACTAGGAAGAGACTACCTGTCGTCTCGGATGGACGAAAACGGCATGCAAGTCATGGCCGTTAACTGTTATCCACCGTGTCCGGACCCTAAGACGGCGCTAGGCCTGCCGCCGCATTCAGACTACAGTTGCATCACCATCCTTCTACAGAACTTGACCGGTCTCGAGATCTTTGATCTGACGGCTCACGATGGCTCTGGCCGCTGGGTTCATGTCCCAGAAGTCAAAGGTGTACTCATG GTCCATATTGGTGACCATGTCGAGGTGCTAAGCAATGGATTATACAAGAGCGTCATTCATAAAGTTAATCTGAACGAAGAGAAGACGAGAATCTCCCTCGCTAGTTTGCATAGCTTGGGTATGGACGATAAGATGAGCGTACCGTGCCAATTGGTTAACGATGAAAACCCGGTTCGGTATAGAGAGAGCAGCTTTAAtgattttcttgattttcttgtcAAGAATGACATCTCTCAAGGGTTTAGGTTCATTGACACTCTTAAAATTAAGTACTGA
- the LOC108841074 gene encoding oleosin-B2-like, whose translation MVSFLISLLDIIKLVIASVTSLVFLAFSGLTFAGLAVALFVSTPLFIIFSPILVPATISTTLLASGLVAGTSLGLTAIGLIMRLIKPAGRTSLLFSSPTPLNLVKYSGQFEGSVLGKTYTGTFDNQSGGGIKWTVTWGSRTFSGTIPLPAAAAPAAEAAPAAEAAPAAGAAPAAGAAPAAGAAPAGAAPAPAGAAPAAGAAPHAW comes from the exons atggTCTCTTTTCTCATCTCATTGTTGGACATTATCAAGCTTGTTATTGCTTCCGTGACCTCCTTAGTCTTCTTAGCCTTTTCCGGTCTAACATTCGCTGGTTTAGCCGTGGCATTATTTGTATCCACACCGCTTTTCATCATATTCAGCCCGATTCTCGTACCCGCGACTATATCCACTACTCTCCTAGCCTCCGGGCTTGTGGCCGGTACCAGCCTCGGACTGACCGCCATTGGACTCATCATGAGGCTCattaa GCCTGCGGGAAGAACTTCGTTGCTTTTTTCATCCCCAACACCGTTGAATTTGGTAAAATATTCAGGTCAATTTGAGGGATCGGTGTTAGGAAAAACATATACTGGAACATTCGATAACCAATCGGGAGGTGGAATTAAGTGGACTGTGACTTGGGGTAGTCGAACTTTTTCTGGAACAATCCCATTACCAGCGGCTGCTGCACCTGCGGCTGAAGCTGCACCTGCGGCTGAAGCTGCACCTGCGGCTGGAGCTGCACCTGCTGCTGGAGCTGCACCTGCGGCTGGAGCTGCACCGGCTGGAGCTGCACCTGCACCGGCTGGAGCTGCACCTGCGGCTGGAGCTGCACCACACGCGTGGTAA